One Aegilops tauschii subsp. strangulata cultivar AL8/78 chromosome 7, Aet v6.0, whole genome shotgun sequence genomic window carries:
- the LOC109760704 gene encoding daphnetin O-methyltransferase 1 isoform X1: MAAQAETIEVPSDAELLQAQADLWRHSLYYLTSMALRCAVEHEIPTAIHRLGGLASLPDLMTALSLPSVKMPFLGRVMRVLVNSGVFATDNDSESGVELYRLTPLSRVLVHGVVADEHHSQKYFVLGVTSPHYTEAALGLADWFKKDTEPPVQSPFEEKFGVPLFDEKTALLDEELDAVVNKGLAAHDNLGIATILRECGDIFKGLESLTDCCGGDGTTARALVKAYPHIKCTVLDLPKVIDKAPTDGVINYVAGDLFHTVPPSQAVMLKLVLHFWSDEDCVKILAQCRKAIPPREEGGKVIIIEIVVAPSLGPVMFEAQLLMDMLMMVNTRGGQRDEKHWSELFKKAGFTDYKIVKKLGARSVIEVYP, encoded by the exons atggcgGCTCAGGCTGAGACCATCGAGGTACCCTCGGACGCTGAGCTGCTGCAGGCACAGGCAGACCTGTGGCGCCACAGCCTCTATTACCTCACCTCAATGGCGCTCCGGTGCGCCGTCGAGCATGAGATCCCGACGGCCATCCACCGCCTCGGCGGGCTCGCCTCGCTGCCCGACCTGATGACGGCGCTGTCTCTTCCCTCGGTCAAGATGCCGTTCCTCGGCCGGGTCATGCGCGTGCTCGTCAACTCGGGCGTCTTCGCAACCGACAACGACTCGGAGTCTGGCGTGGAGCTCTATCGCCTCACCCCGCTGTCCCGTGTTCTGGTGCACGGCGTGGTGGCGGACGAGCACCATAGCCAAAAGTATTTCGTGCTTGGTGTCACCTCGCCGCACTACACGGAGGCGGCGCTGGGGCTGGCCGACTGGTTCAAGAAGGACACCGAGCCACCGGTGCAGTCACCTTTTGAGGAGAAGTTCGGTGTGCCACTCTTTGATGAGAAAACTGCGCTCCTTGACGAAGAGCTCGACGCCGTTGTTAACAAAGGCCTGGCTGCCCACGACAACCTGGGGATTGCCACCATATTGCGGGAGTGCGGTGACATCTTCAAGGGGCTTGAGTCTCTCACTGACTGCTGCGGTGGCGATGGTACGACGGCGAGGGCCCTCGTCAAGGCTTACCCTCACATTAAGTGCACTGTTTTAGACCTTCCAAAGGTGATCGACAAAGCCCCAACCGATGGTGTCATCAACTATGTTGCAGGTGACCTGTTCCACACCGTCCCACCATCTCAAGCCGTGATGCTCAAA CTTGTGCTACACTTTTGGAGTGACGAGGATTGTGTGAAAATCCTAGCCCAGTGCAGAAAGGCCATTCCTCCTCGTGAGGAGGGAGGAAAGGTGATAATCATAGAGATTGTGGTTGCACCTTCCTTAGGGCCAGTAATGTTTGAAGCCCAACTCCTGATGGATATGCTCATGATGGTGAACACGAGAGGTGGCCAACGCGATGAAAAACACTGGTCTGAGCTATTCAAGAAAGCCGGATTCACAGACTACAAAATTGTGAAGAAATTGGGAGCTCGATCCGTCATCGAGGTCTATCCGTAA
- the LOC109760704 gene encoding daphnetin O-methyltransferase 1 isoform X2 yields MAAQAETIEVPSDAELLQAQADLWRHSLYYLTSMALRCAVEHEIPTAIHRLGGLASLPDLMTALSLPSVKMPFLGRVMRVLVNSGVFATDNDSESGVELYRLTPLSRVLVHGVVADEHHSQKYFVLGVTSPHYTEAALGLADWFKKDTEPPVQSPFEEKFGVPLFDEKTALLDEELDAVVNKGLAAHDNLGIATILRECGDIFKGLESLTDCCGGDGTTARALVKAYPHIKCTVLDLPKVIDKAPTDGVINYVAACATLLE; encoded by the exons atggcgGCTCAGGCTGAGACCATCGAGGTACCCTCGGACGCTGAGCTGCTGCAGGCACAGGCAGACCTGTGGCGCCACAGCCTCTATTACCTCACCTCAATGGCGCTCCGGTGCGCCGTCGAGCATGAGATCCCGACGGCCATCCACCGCCTCGGCGGGCTCGCCTCGCTGCCCGACCTGATGACGGCGCTGTCTCTTCCCTCGGTCAAGATGCCGTTCCTCGGCCGGGTCATGCGCGTGCTCGTCAACTCGGGCGTCTTCGCAACCGACAACGACTCGGAGTCTGGCGTGGAGCTCTATCGCCTCACCCCGCTGTCCCGTGTTCTGGTGCACGGCGTGGTGGCGGACGAGCACCATAGCCAAAAGTATTTCGTGCTTGGTGTCACCTCGCCGCACTACACGGAGGCGGCGCTGGGGCTGGCCGACTGGTTCAAGAAGGACACCGAGCCACCGGTGCAGTCACCTTTTGAGGAGAAGTTCGGTGTGCCACTCTTTGATGAGAAAACTGCGCTCCTTGACGAAGAGCTCGACGCCGTTGTTAACAAAGGCCTGGCTGCCCACGACAACCTGGGGATTGCCACCATATTGCGGGAGTGCGGTGACATCTTCAAGGGGCTTGAGTCTCTCACTGACTGCTGCGGTGGCGATGGTACGACGGCGAGGGCCCTCGTCAAGGCTTACCCTCACATTAAGTGCACTGTTTTAGACCTTCCAAAGGTGATCGACAAAGCCCCAACCGATGGTGTCATCAACTATGTTGCAG CTTGTGCTACACTTTTGGAGTGA
- the LOC109760702 gene encoding daphnetin O-methyltransferase 1, with protein MAAQADTIEVPTDAELLQAQADLWRHSLYYLSSMGLRCAVQLGIPTTIHRLGGVASLPDLMAELSLPSVKMPFLGRLMRVLVTSGVFAADKDTESGGELYRLTPLSRILVDGVDADEHHNQKYFVLGVTAPHCAEAALGLADWFKKELEPPVPSPFEDMHGAPIFDERTPLMDEEFDAVANQGLAAHDNLGIATILRECGDIFKGLESLTDCCGGDGTTARALVKAYPHIKCTVLDLPKVIDKVPTDGVVNYVAGDLFHTVPSSQAVMLKLVLHFWSDEDCVKILTQCKKAIPPRDEGGKVIIIDIVIGPSLGPIMFEAQLLMDMLMMVNTRGVQRSENDWRKLFVEAGFKDYKIVKKLGARCVIEVYP; from the exons ATGGCGGCTCAGGCAGACACCATTGAAGTTCCCACGGACGCTGAGCTGCTACAGGCGCAGGCTGACCTGTGGCGCCACAGCCTCTACTACCTCTCGTCCATGGGGCTCCGGTGCGCCGTCCAGCTTGGGATCCCGACCACCATCCACCGCCTCGGCGGGGTCGCTTCGCTGCCCGACCTGATGGCCGAGCTGTCCCTTCCATCGGTAAAGATGCCGTTCCTCGGCCGGCTCATGCGCGTGCTTGTCACGTCGGGCGTCTTCGCAGCCGACAAAGATACCGAGTCCGGCGGGGAGCTCTACCGCCTCACCCCGCTGTCCCGCATCCTTGTGGACGGCGTCGACGCGGATGAGCACCACAACCAAAAATATTTCGTGCTTGGCGTGACCGCGCCGCATTGCGCGGAGGCGGCGTTGGGGCTGGCGGACTGGTTCAAGAAGGAACTTGAGCCACCAGTGCCGTCACCCTTCGAGGACATGCATGGCGCCCCAATCTTTGATGAGAGAACACCACTCATGGACGAAGAGTTTGACGCCGTTGCCAACCAAGGCTTGGCTGCCCACGACAACCTGGGGATTGCCACCATACTGCGAGAGTGCGGTGACATCTTCAAGGGGCTTGAATCTCTGACTGACTGCTGCGGCGGCGATGGTACAACGGCGAGGGCTCTCGTCAAGGCTTACCCGCACATCAAGTGCACTGTGTTAGACCTTCCGAAGGTGATCGACAAAGTCCCAACTGATGGTGTCGTTAACTATGTTGCGGGTGACCTGTTCCACACCGTCCCATCTTCTCAAGCCGTGATGCTCAAG CTTGTGCTACATTTCTGGAGCGACGAGGATTGTGTGAAAATCTTGACCCAGTGCAAGAAGGCCATTCCTCCGCGCGACGAGGGAGGAAAGGTAATTATCATAGACATCGTCATTGGACCTTCCTTGGGGCCAATAATGTTTGAAGCCCAACTCTTGATGGATATGCTCATGATGGTGAACACAAGAGGGGTTCAACGGAGTGAAAATGACTGGCGCAAGCTATTCGTTGAAGCAGGGTTCAAAGACTACAAAATTGTGAAGAAACTCGGAGCTCGATGCGTTATCGAGGTCTACCCATAA